In one window of Gudongella oleilytica DNA:
- a CDS encoding radical SAM protein → MGSCMICPRSCGVNRNIGEKGYCGETDKIRIARAALHFWEEPCISGDTGSGTVFFTGCNLGCVYCQNYDIAHEGRGKEVTIERLSEIYLELEDKGAANINLVTPTHFSPQIKQAIIRSKSKGLNIPIVYNTSSYETVESLRDLAGVVDIYLSDFKYFDGLLAKKYSNAPDYPEIASKAFDEMISQQPELVFNDNGILLSGVIARHLVLPGQQEDSKKILEYLYLRYGDSILISIMNQFTPSAPLISWPEINRVLDDEEYQQVIDYALELGISNGYIQEGETAKESFIPPFDNEGV, encoded by the coding sequence ATGGGAAGCTGCATGATCTGTCCCAGAAGCTGTGGTGTCAACAGGAACATTGGTGAAAAGGGATATTGTGGAGAGACAGACAAGATCAGAATTGCAAGAGCAGCGCTTCATTTCTGGGAGGAGCCATGCATATCAGGGGATACAGGATCTGGTACAGTTTTCTTTACAGGCTGCAATCTTGGCTGTGTGTATTGTCAAAATTATGATATAGCTCATGAGGGTAGAGGCAAAGAAGTAACAATAGAAAGGCTTTCAGAAATTTATCTGGAGCTTGAGGACAAGGGAGCGGCAAATATAAACCTTGTTACTCCAACTCATTTTTCACCCCAAATTAAACAGGCCATTATTCGATCTAAATCAAAGGGGTTAAATATCCCTATAGTTTACAACACAAGCAGCTATGAGACAGTGGAGAGCCTTAGAGACCTTGCTGGGGTAGTGGATATTTATCTTTCAGACTTCAAGTATTTTGATGGTCTACTGGCAAAGAAATATTCAAATGCACCTGACTACCCTGAAATAGCTTCTAAGGCCTTTGATGAGATGATAAGTCAGCAGCCTGAACTGGTATTTAACGATAATGGGATTCTTTTAAGCGGTGTAATAGCAAGACACTTGGTTTTACCTGGTCAGCAGGAGGATTCGAAAAAAATCCTTGAATATTTGTATCTGAGGTATGGTGATTCTATACTCATAAGCATAATGAATCAATTTACCCCTTCAGCTCCTCTTATTTCCTGGCCTGAGATAAATAGAGTACTTGATGACGAGGAATACCAGCAGGTGATTGATTATGCCCTGGAGCTGGGGATCTCTAATGGCTACATCCAGGAAGGAGAAACTGCTAAGGAAAGCTTCATTCCTCCCTTTGACAATGAGGGAGTCTGA
- a CDS encoding glycosyltransferase family 4 protein — MKILIATDWYKPIVNGVVTSVTNLERELLAKGHDVRILTLSNSLHSRKEGNVYYIKSVSADKLYPGARASIYLFGELYDEILKWAPDIIHTQAEFTTFIFAKRIVKALGIPHVHTYHTVYEDYTHYFSINEQIGKKTVAYLSRRLLDALDEVIVPTAKVKRLLEGYGVIPRISVIPSGIRLDSFYQKTNDLEQKELKSHLGIAPDKKVLVYVGRLAKEKNLDELLDYYKRLDRNDTVLLITGIGPYRSRLEELVDAMELTDRVIFVGLVEPSTLHKYYKLGDIFVSCSTSETQGLTYIEALACGVPPICRRDLALEGVINDGINGYQYDTFEEFKSRVEELLSDETKRTEMSGRAVENSLGYSTGIFADSVEELYSRVLNKHNDIADKKEGRLSSLRRGLRLRRHS; from the coding sequence GTGAAAATATTAATTGCAACAGATTGGTATAAGCCAATTGTCAACGGAGTGGTAACATCTGTTACCAATCTTGAAAGAGAGCTGTTGGCAAAAGGGCATGACGTAAGGATATTGACTCTTTCAAACAGCCTTCATTCAAGAAAAGAAGGTAATGTATACTATATAAAATCAGTTTCGGCAGACAAGCTTTATCCCGGTGCCAGAGCTTCTATTTACCTGTTTGGGGAGCTATACGACGAGATCCTTAAATGGGCACCGGATATTATCCATACGCAGGCAGAATTCACAACCTTCATATTTGCAAAGAGGATCGTTAAAGCGTTGGGGATACCTCATGTTCATACCTACCATACTGTTTACGAGGATTATACTCATTATTTCTCAATAAACGAGCAAATAGGGAAAAAAACAGTTGCTTACCTTTCAAGAAGACTTCTCGATGCACTGGATGAGGTTATTGTGCCAACTGCCAAAGTAAAGAGACTGTTAGAAGGCTATGGAGTAATTCCGAGGATATCAGTTATTCCGTCAGGTATCCGACTGGATTCATTCTATCAAAAGACTAATGACCTTGAGCAGAAAGAACTTAAGAGTCATCTGGGCATAGCACCTGATAAAAAGGTATTGGTCTATGTAGGAAGGCTTGCAAAGGAAAAAAATCTTGATGAATTACTGGATTACTATAAGCGTCTCGATAGAAATGATACCGTTTTACTGATAACGGGGATCGGGCCATACAGATCAAGGCTTGAAGAGCTGGTTGACGCGATGGAACTTACAGACAGGGTTATTTTTGTAGGATTAGTGGAGCCTTCAACACTTCACAAATATTATAAATTGGGAGATATATTTGTAAGCTGCTCAACTAGCGAAACGCAGGGACTGACTTATATAGAGGCACTTGCATGTGGAGTCCCGCCTATATGCAGAAGAGATCTTGCTCTCGAGGGAGTTATAAACGACGGTATAAATGGATATCAATACGATACCTTCGAGGAATTTAAATCCAGAGTGGAGGAGCTCCTTTCAGATGAGACAAAAAGAACTGAAATGTCCGGAAGAGCTGTTGAAAACTCACTTGGTTACTCTACCGGGATTTTTGCCGATAGTGTCGAGGAGTTATACTCGAGAGTCTTAAATAAGCATAACGATATTGCTGACAAAAAGGAAGGAAGGCTAAGTAGTCTGAGGAGAGGTCTGAGATTGAGAAGGCACAGTTGA
- a CDS encoding threonine aldolase family protein — protein MIRFENDYLEGAHPRIMERLLETNFEQTPGYGTDHHTEKAREYIKEICADPAIDVHFLVGGTQANTTVIASILKPYQGVISASSGHINVHETGAIEATGHKVLALESLDGKLTAKQVMVAYDTHWSDGTHEHMVQPGMVYISNPTEIGTIYSLKELEELSVVCRNIELPLFMDGARLGYGLMAEGNDIAMPDLARLCDVFYIGGTKVGALFGEAVVISSDKLKKDFRYNIKQRGGMLAKGRLLGIQFETLFEDGLYMEIAGEAIGYAMAIKNAFKSKGYEFLINSPTNQQFPILTNHEIDKLSKKYSFQYWQKVDEGRSAVRFCTSWATRREQVEQLLRDIKEL, from the coding sequence ATGATAAGATTTGAAAACGACTACCTTGAAGGGGCCCATCCCAGGATAATGGAACGCTTATTAGAAACAAATTTTGAGCAAACCCCAGGCTATGGAACTGACCATCATACAGAAAAAGCCAGGGAATACATAAAGGAGATCTGTGCAGATCCAGCAATTGATGTCCATTTTTTAGTTGGCGGGACTCAGGCAAATACAACTGTAATAGCTTCCATTCTTAAGCCATACCAGGGAGTTATCAGCGCATCTTCAGGACATATCAATGTTCATGAGACAGGGGCTATAGAAGCAACTGGTCATAAAGTACTTGCCTTGGAAAGCCTGGATGGAAAACTTACAGCAAAGCAGGTTATGGTAGCGTATGATACACATTGGAGCGACGGTACCCATGAGCATATGGTCCAGCCGGGGATGGTCTACATATCAAATCCTACGGAAATCGGAACTATATACTCATTAAAGGAACTGGAGGAGCTTAGTGTAGTCTGTAGGAATATAGAGCTGCCGCTTTTTATGGATGGTGCGAGACTGGGCTATGGGTTGATGGCAGAGGGAAATGATATAGCGATGCCAGACCTTGCAAGGCTCTGTGACGTTTTCTACATAGGAGGGACAAAGGTTGGTGCCCTGTTTGGAGAAGCTGTTGTAATATCATCAGATAAGCTTAAGAAGGACTTCAGATACAACATAAAGCAAAGAGGAGGCATGCTTGCGAAGGGAAGGCTCCTTGGGATCCAGTTCGAGACCTTGTTTGAGGATGGCCTTTACATGGAGATAGCCGGTGAAGCAATAGGATATGCAATGGCGATAAAGAATGCTTTTAAATCTAAGGGATACGAGTTCCTGATCAATTCTCCCACAAACCAGCAATTTCCTATCCTGACTAACCATGAAATTGATAAACTAAGTAAGAAATACTCTTTCCAGTATTGGCAGAAGGTTGATGAGGGACGATCAGCTGTAAGGTTCTGTACAAGCTGGGCAACCAGGAGAGAGCAGGTTGAACAGCTCTTAAGGGATATTAAAGAATTATAA
- a CDS encoding pyridoxal phosphate-dependent aminotransferase, giving the protein MSKPVLSAHFESRKPSDVRLAQMKYDERKVKPQEVINVGIGNVSLPTNPAMQKRMFNLDAPDSPFNKGVVKYTGTAGTPEAQEAVKNILRSGGFNTDNLYVQITEGGSAGMELLILGVCGPAGSSEKPLMMIDPAYTNYISFAERLGRKTVTVKRHMGDDGKFNLPSLEEIEESIKKNNPGALLIIPYDNPTGQLYDYEMLIGLAELCVKYNIWFVSDEAYRELYYIEKDKLISIWGVTDAEVPGIEGRRISIETTSKVWNACGLRIGAVVTDNPEFHNRSVAEYTANLCANAIGQYVFGALAHESKESLLAWCKQQRDYYKDVIVNVYNGFKALEPNLVVSSPDAAIYSVIDVRKVVKPGFDSIDFVLYCASEGSAIIDGVETTLLVAPMKGFYDEKDPAKNPGTTQFRISFVETPEKMAKVPELFIKLLRQYEESR; this is encoded by the coding sequence ATGAGTAAACCTGTTTTGTCAGCACATTTTGAATCCAGAAAACCTTCTGACGTCAGATTGGCGCAAATGAAATATGACGAAAGAAAGGTAAAACCACAAGAGGTAATCAATGTCGGTATTGGCAACGTTTCCCTTCCTACAAACCCAGCTATGCAAAAAAGGATGTTTAATCTGGATGCTCCAGATAGTCCGTTTAATAAAGGAGTAGTAAAGTACACAGGTACAGCTGGAACACCAGAAGCACAGGAGGCTGTAAAAAACATATTAAGGAGTGGAGGATTCAATACTGACAACCTTTACGTCCAGATAACAGAAGGCGGCTCAGCAGGGATGGAACTGTTGATCCTTGGAGTATGCGGACCTGCTGGTTCATCAGAAAAACCATTGATGATGATCGATCCGGCTTACACCAATTACATTTCCTTTGCAGAAAGATTGGGAAGGAAGACTGTAACTGTAAAGAGACATATGGGTGATGATGGCAAATTCAACCTCCCAAGTCTTGAGGAGATCGAAGAGAGCATAAAGAAGAACAACCCTGGAGCATTGCTTATAATTCCATACGACAATCCAACCGGACAGCTTTATGACTATGAAATGCTAATCGGCCTTGCAGAACTGTGTGTAAAATACAATATTTGGTTTGTAAGTGACGAGGCGTACCGTGAGCTTTACTATATTGAAAAGGATAAGCTAATAAGCATCTGGGGAGTTACAGATGCTGAGGTACCAGGGATAGAAGGAAGAAGGATCAGCATAGAAACAACCTCTAAGGTATGGAATGCCTGCGGACTGAGAATTGGTGCAGTGGTAACAGACAATCCTGAATTTCACAACAGATCAGTTGCTGAATACACTGCCAATCTATGTGCCAATGCGATTGGTCAGTATGTCTTCGGAGCACTGGCTCATGAAAGCAAGGAAAGCCTGTTGGCATGGTGCAAGCAGCAAAGAGACTACTATAAAGATGTTATAGTAAATGTATATAACGGATTTAAGGCTCTTGAGCCAAACCTGGTGGTTTCTAGCCCTGATGCGGCTATATACTCTGTAATCGACGTCAGAAAGGTAGTAAAGCCGGGATTTGATTCAATTGATTTCGTTTTATACTGTGCAAGCGAAGGCTCCGCGATCATCGACGGAGTTGAAACCACACTCCTGGTAGCTCCAATGAAGGGCTTCTACGACGAGAAGGATCCTGCCAAGAACCCAGGGACCACTCAATTTAGGATTTCCTTTGTTGAGACCCCTGAAAAGATGGCAAAGGTTCCTGAGCTGTTTATCAAGCTTCTTAGACAATACGAAGAAAGCAGATAA
- a CDS encoding metallophosphoesterase, with protein MSMVKNIIGAVFGRSILDHASRLDDHPRLLHISDTPSQFYPELKRIIKALEPDYIIHTGDLADNIKIGLYQSSFHRYKHEVRIILKILQDSKAKKIVLSLGNHDDYDFVRKHSGRLMVFDGWGKMEFEGVDVAFSHYYSDLKDLTADLRLYGHDLDSADDDRNKEKDLNGITSMSLIDLVTLDVKRIEYPFGTNNSRLNRNKLGI; from the coding sequence ATGTCTATGGTCAAGAATATAATCGGTGCAGTTTTTGGAAGGTCGATACTTGATCACGCCTCCAGGTTGGATGATCATCCAAGGCTTTTACATATATCGGATACGCCCAGCCAGTTTTACCCTGAACTTAAGCGGATAATAAAGGCGCTTGAGCCTGATTATATTATCCATACTGGAGATCTGGCGGATAATATAAAGATCGGTTTATATCAAAGCTCATTTCACAGATATAAGCACGAGGTAAGGATTATACTTAAAATTCTTCAGGATTCCAAAGCAAAGAAGATCGTATTATCCCTTGGAAACCATGATGATTATGATTTTGTAAGGAAACACAGCGGCAGGCTGATGGTTTTTGATGGCTGGGGCAAGATGGAATTTGAAGGTGTCGATGTAGCATTTTCTCACTATTACTCAGATTTGAAGGACTTGACTGCTGATTTAAGGCTATACGGCCACGATCTTGATTCTGCAGATGACGACAGAAACAAAGAGAAAGACTTAAATGGTATTACATCAATGAGCCTGATCGATTTGGTTACTCTGGATGTTAAAAGAATCGAATACCCCTTTGGAACCAATAATTCCAGATTAAACAGAAATAAACTTGGGATATAA
- a CDS encoding NADH-dependent [FeFe] hydrogenase, group A6: protein MINLTINNKAVKVPEGSTILEAAKTVNVKIPTLCHLDLHDIKMVNKAASCRVCVVEVEGRKTLAPACSTPVFEGMIVRTDTKKAVKARRTVVELLLSDHPSDCLICEKNTDCELQSLAAELGIRHIKYEGEMSTYPIDNSSLSIVRNMDKCIMCRRCETMCNEVQTVHALSGTGRGFETVVGSAFDLPMHETNCTFCGQCLAVCPTAALTEVNNVPKVWDAINDERKTVVVQTAPAVRVALGEEFGLEPGTVVTGKMVAALRQMGFDMVYDTDFAADLTIIEEASEFVHRLKHGGKLPILTSCCPGWVKFFEHQFNDMLDIPSSCKSPHEMFGSIAKSYLAEKINIHPKNMTVVSVMPCVAKKYEAARPELGHGGTKDVDIVITTRELARMIREAGIDFLALEDEEFDNPLGESTGASVIFGATGGVIEAALRTAYEWLTEETLENVEFEALRGIEGTKEATVNINGQDIHIAVTHGLGNARALLEKIKRGEANYHAIEIMACPGGCIGGGGQPYHHGNLEILQKRIEGIYSEDRSKPIRKSHENPMIKQIYEEFLGEPYGETAHEYLHTHYVKRTKM, encoded by the coding sequence ATGATAAATTTAACTATCAACAATAAGGCAGTAAAGGTTCCCGAAGGATCGACTATTCTCGAGGCTGCAAAGACCGTCAACGTAAAGATCCCGACTCTCTGTCACCTGGATCTTCACGATATAAAAATGGTAAACAAGGCTGCAAGCTGCAGAGTTTGTGTCGTTGAGGTGGAAGGGAGAAAAACACTCGCTCCTGCATGTTCAACACCTGTGTTTGAGGGAATGATAGTAAGAACAGATACCAAGAAGGCTGTTAAGGCAAGGAGAACTGTTGTTGAGCTTCTTCTGTCAGACCACCCCAGCGATTGCCTGATATGTGAGAAGAATACAGACTGTGAACTTCAAAGCCTTGCGGCAGAGCTTGGAATAAGACATATTAAGTACGAAGGGGAAATGTCAACATATCCCATCGACAACAGCAGCTTGTCTATCGTAAGAAATATGGATAAGTGCATCATGTGCAGAAGATGCGAGACCATGTGCAACGAGGTCCAGACTGTACATGCTTTGTCAGGTACCGGCAGAGGATTTGAAACGGTTGTTGGTTCAGCATTTGATCTGCCGATGCATGAAACCAACTGTACCTTCTGCGGCCAATGTCTTGCAGTTTGTCCGACAGCTGCTTTGACAGAGGTCAACAACGTACCCAAGGTATGGGACGCGATAAATGACGAGAGGAAAACAGTAGTAGTTCAAACTGCCCCTGCAGTTCGTGTGGCTCTTGGAGAGGAATTCGGGCTTGAGCCAGGCACAGTAGTTACAGGGAAGATGGTAGCTGCACTTAGACAAATGGGCTTTGACATGGTTTATGATACTGACTTTGCTGCAGACCTTACAATAATTGAGGAAGCATCGGAATTTGTTCACAGACTGAAGCATGGTGGCAAGCTTCCTATTCTAACCAGCTGTTGTCCTGGCTGGGTAAAGTTCTTCGAACATCAATTCAACGACATGCTGGATATCCCATCAAGCTGTAAGTCGCCCCATGAAATGTTTGGATCAATAGCTAAATCATACCTGGCAGAGAAAATCAACATTCATCCAAAGAATATGACTGTTGTTTCAGTAATGCCATGCGTAGCGAAAAAGTATGAAGCTGCAAGACCTGAGCTGGGACATGGAGGCACTAAGGACGTAGACATAGTAATAACCACAAGAGAGCTTGCCAGGATGATACGAGAGGCTGGAATCGACTTCCTGGCTCTTGAGGACGAAGAATTCGACAATCCTCTTGGGGAGTCCACCGGCGCATCAGTAATATTTGGAGCAACGGGTGGAGTTATAGAGGCGGCTTTAAGAACTGCATATGAGTGGCTGACGGAGGAAACTCTTGAGAATGTCGAATTTGAAGCCTTAAGAGGTATTGAGGGTACCAAGGAGGCTACAGTAAATATAAATGGTCAGGACATACACATTGCCGTTACTCATGGATTGGGCAACGCCAGAGCTTTGCTTGAGAAAATCAAAAGAGGAGAGGCTAATTACCACGCCATTGAGATAATGGCTTGTCCAGGAGGCTGTATTGGAGGAGGAGGACAACCCTATCACCATGGAAATCTCGAGATCCTGCAAAAGCGAATCGAGGGCATCTATTCGGAGGATCGCTCGAAGCCCATAAGAAAATCTCACGAGAATCCAATGATCAAACAGATTTATGAGGAATTCCTGGGAGAGCCCTATGGAGAGACAGCTCATGAGTATCTGCACACCCACTATGTAAAAAGAACCAAAATGTAA
- a CDS encoding NADH-ubiquinone oxidoreductase-F iron-sulfur binding region domain-containing protein yields MDIRKAKSGDTEYKELLICGGTGCMSSQSKKLLENLNSEIEKNGLSDKVRASITGCFGFCEKGPIVKVFPEDVFYVNVKPEDAAEIVKSHLMDGYRVERLLYEEPTLKKKVNTQHEMEFYKKQERIALRNCGLINPELIEEYIANRGYEAIGKCITEMKPEKVIHEVKLSGLRGRGGGGFPTGLKWEYASKNKSEVKYIVCNADEGDPGAFMDRSILEGDPHSIIEAMMIAGYSIGAQKGFVYIRAEYPLAIKRLKTALKQAREAGLLGDNIMGTSFCFDIEIKYGAGAFVCGEETALIHSIEGGRGEPTTKPPFPAESGLWGKPTVVNNVETLANVPAILTNGASWFNKRGSDTSKGTKVFALAGKINNVGLVEVPMGITLREIIYDIGGGIKDGKGFKAVQTGGPSGGCITSENLDVKIDYESLYGIGSMMGSGGMIVIDDDNCIVDIAKFYLQFTVEESCGKCTPCRVGNKRLYEMLTAITEGKSTVEDLETMRKLAETIKLTALCGLGQTAPNPVLSTLNYFYDEYLAHVEQKICPAGVCQALLRYFITPEKCIGCTRCAKACPVNAISGKVKEVHVIDQDICIKCGACFDVCPVSAITKG; encoded by the coding sequence ATGGATATAAGAAAAGCCAAATCTGGAGACACTGAATACAAAGAGCTTCTCATTTGCGGTGGAACAGGCTGCATGTCATCTCAAAGCAAAAAGCTGCTTGAAAACCTCAATAGTGAAATAGAGAAAAATGGGCTTTCAGATAAGGTTAGAGCATCGATCACAGGATGCTTCGGCTTCTGTGAAAAGGGTCCCATCGTAAAGGTATTTCCTGAGGACGTATTCTACGTTAATGTTAAACCTGAGGATGCGGCTGAAATCGTAAAATCCCATCTTATGGACGGATATCGTGTTGAGCGGCTTTTGTATGAAGAGCCAACATTAAAGAAGAAAGTAAATACTCAACACGAGATGGAGTTCTATAAGAAGCAGGAGCGTATTGCACTTAGAAACTGTGGATTGATTAATCCGGAGTTGATCGAAGAGTACATAGCAAACAGGGGATATGAGGCAATAGGGAAATGCATAACTGAAATGAAGCCAGAGAAGGTCATCCACGAGGTCAAGCTATCCGGTTTGAGGGGAAGAGGGGGCGGAGGATTCCCAACTGGTCTTAAATGGGAGTATGCAAGTAAAAATAAATCAGAAGTAAAGTATATAGTCTGCAATGCTGATGAAGGCGACCCCGGTGCATTCATGGATAGATCCATCCTTGAGGGAGATCCTCACAGTATCATTGAAGCAATGATGATAGCAGGCTACTCAATAGGTGCTCAGAAGGGATTTGTTTATATCAGAGCGGAATATCCTCTTGCAATAAAAAGACTTAAGACAGCGCTTAAGCAGGCAAGGGAAGCAGGACTTCTTGGAGACAATATAATGGGGACCAGCTTCTGCTTTGATATTGAGATCAAATATGGTGCAGGAGCATTTGTCTGCGGTGAAGAAACCGCGCTTATACACTCTATAGAGGGTGGAAGGGGAGAACCTACCACAAAACCTCCTTTCCCGGCTGAAAGCGGGCTTTGGGGCAAGCCAACAGTAGTAAATAACGTTGAGACTTTAGCAAATGTGCCTGCAATACTGACGAACGGTGCATCCTGGTTCAATAAGAGGGGCAGTGATACATCGAAGGGAACAAAAGTATTTGCATTGGCGGGCAAGATCAATAACGTTGGACTTGTTGAAGTCCCAATGGGTATTACCTTAAGGGAAATCATATATGATATCGGTGGAGGCATAAAAGATGGGAAGGGCTTCAAGGCAGTGCAAACGGGAGGCCCTTCAGGTGGATGTATCACCAGTGAAAATCTTGATGTCAAGATAGACTATGAGTCTCTTTACGGGATAGGATCAATGATGGGCTCAGGTGGAATGATAGTGATAGACGACGATAACTGTATCGTCGATATCGCAAAATTCTATCTCCAGTTTACTGTCGAGGAGTCCTGTGGTAAATGCACTCCATGTCGTGTAGGCAATAAAAGGCTATATGAGATGCTGACAGCAATAACCGAAGGAAAGAGTACAGTCGAAGATCTTGAAACCATGAGAAAGCTTGCAGAAACCATTAAGCTAACTGCTCTTTGCGGGCTTGGTCAGACTGCTCCTAACCCAGTTTTATCTACACTGAACTACTTCTATGATGAATATCTTGCACACGTAGAGCAAAAGATATGTCCTGCAGGTGTATGTCAGGCTCTATTAAGATACTTCATAACACCGGAAAAATGTATTGGGTGTACGCGTTGTGCCAAGGCCTGCCCTGTAAATGCAATAAGCGGCAAGGTCAAAGAGGTTCATGTAATCGATCAGGATATATGTATAAAATGCGGAGCTTGCTTCGATGTTTGCCCGGTCAGTGCAATAACTAAGGGATAG
- the nuoE gene encoding NADH-quinone oxidoreductase subunit NuoE: MQAVELNQELFDELERYIDTIETKETALIEVLHQAQNLFGYLPMEVQLFIGEKLNVPASKIYGVVSFYSYFTTKPKGKNVINVCTGTACFVRNAESIVKELEKRLSIKTGETTSNGMFTIDCLRCVGACGLAPVVMVNDEVYGKVKVEDIPKIIAKYSE; encoded by the coding sequence ATGCAAGCTGTAGAATTGAACCAAGAGCTTTTTGATGAACTCGAGAGATATATCGACACCATCGAAACAAAGGAAACAGCCCTCATCGAGGTCCTACACCAGGCCCAAAACCTATTTGGGTACCTGCCGATGGAAGTGCAGCTTTTCATTGGTGAAAAGCTAAATGTTCCAGCATCAAAAATTTATGGTGTAGTGAGCTTCTATTCCTATTTCACAACTAAACCGAAAGGCAAGAACGTTATCAATGTATGCACCGGTACTGCTTGTTTTGTAAGGAATGCCGAGTCCATAGTCAAGGAACTTGAGAAGAGGCTTAGCATAAAAACCGGTGAAACCACCAGCAATGGTATGTTCACTATCGATTGCCTGAGGTGCGTAGGTGCATGCGGACTTGCTCCTGTCGTCATGGTGAATGATGAAGTCTACGGCAAGGTCAAGGTAGAAGACATTCCAAAAATTATTGCCAAGTATTCTGAGTAG
- a CDS encoding glutamate-5-semialdehyde dehydrogenase, which yields MKDYSNEILEMGSKAKDAARLLRTKSSSDKDAFLIELYNQLGIFKEAILEANELDVTRARESGIKESLVERLALGEKRFSEMREGLLQVASLKDPVGDVDSMWTNTSGLKIGSRRVPLGVIAMIYESRPNVTIDAAALCIKTGNSVILKGGSDALNTNIALMKAVGRAIEIKGFPEGTAQLVETTDREFTGQLLSARDQIDCVIPRGSKGLINFVANNSRIPIIETGTGNCHIFVDKGYDVKNAVEIIINAKTQRPGACNAVETVLVHSDCASKLLKSLVPSMQAAGVTLALCESSFRISHELGLELEHCREATESDWETEFLDLILAVKVVNTMEDAIEHINKYSTGHSEAILTKNYDNAQKFLDFVDSAAVYVNASTRFTDGGEFGFGAEIGISTQKLHARGPMGLKALTTNKYIVYGSGQIRN from the coding sequence ATGAAGGATTATTCCAATGAAATCCTGGAAATGGGGTCCAAGGCAAAGGATGCAGCAAGGCTGTTAAGAACAAAGAGCTCTTCGGATAAGGATGCATTCCTGATTGAGCTTTACAACCAGCTTGGTATATTCAAGGAAGCGATTTTGGAAGCAAATGAACTGGATGTTACAAGGGCAAGGGAAAGTGGCATAAAGGAATCTCTCGTGGAAAGACTTGCACTAGGTGAAAAGAGATTTTCAGAAATGAGGGAAGGGCTGCTACAGGTCGCTTCTCTAAAGGATCCTGTTGGTGATGTCGACTCTATGTGGACAAATACCTCCGGTCTTAAAATTGGCTCAAGGAGAGTACCGCTGGGAGTTATTGCAATGATCTATGAATCAAGGCCAAATGTGACCATAGACGCTGCAGCTCTATGCATAAAAACGGGCAACTCGGTTATCCTTAAAGGGGGCTCGGACGCACTTAACACAAATATCGCTTTAATGAAGGCTGTGGGGAGGGCGATTGAGATCAAAGGATTTCCGGAAGGCACTGCACAGCTTGTGGAAACCACAGACAGGGAATTCACAGGTCAGCTACTTTCTGCAAGAGACCAAATAGATTGCGTGATACCTAGGGGAAGCAAGGGGCTTATTAACTTTGTTGCAAATAATTCAAGAATACCAATAATCGAAACCGGAACCGGCAACTGTCATATCTTTGTGGATAAAGGCTATGACGTAAAGAATGCTGTTGAAATAATCATTAACGCCAAGACCCAAAGACCTGGTGCATGTAATGCCGTAGAGACTGTTTTAGTACACAGTGATTGTGCCAGTAAGCTCCTTAAATCACTTGTTCCATCAATGCAGGCCGCTGGAGTAACATTAGCTTTGTGTGAATCTTCCTTCCGGATAAGCCATGAGCTGGGCCTTGAACTGGAGCATTGCAGAGAGGCAACTGAGTCAGACTGGGAGACTGAATTTCTTGACCTGATACTTGCCGTTAAGGTAGTAAATACTATGGAGGATGCCATAGAACACATAAATAAATACAGCACAGGCCACTCTGAGGCGATACTGACAAAAAATTATGACAATGCCCAAAAATTCCTGGACTTCGTTGACTCAGCTGCAGTATATGTCAATGCCTCCACCCGTTTCACTGATGGAGGTGAATTCGGTTTTGGAGCTGAAATAGGAATCAGCACCCAAAAGCTCCATGCAAGAGGCCCTATGGGACTTAAGGCTCTTACTACAAATAAATATATTGTCTATGGAAGTGGGCAAATCAGAAACTGA